In Rhipicephalus sanguineus isolate Rsan-2018 unplaced genomic scaffold, BIME_Rsan_1.4 Seq6646, whole genome shotgun sequence, the sequence ACTCGGGACTGCACATTGTCGTGGAGTGTACGAAGCTTGGCAACGTCTGACGAGCTCTTCACGAGAATCAACGCCAAGAGTTGGTCCACGTACTCATTAATGAGAAGATCTCGCCCTCCGAAGCGACCCGTAAGCGTCTTGATTGCGAGCTCGTAATTCTGCTCGGCTAACCAGATGCCTTCAATGGACCACTTCGCGCTGCCGGTCAAGTACGTGAGCAAATACTTGAACTTTTCTATGCGAGGCAATTCGTTATTCTGGTGGATCGTGGCGTCGTAATGGTCCCAAAAGGCCTGCCATTCACCAAGGTTGCCGTCGAATGTAGGTATCTGTAGTCTAGGTAGTATAACTGATCGCTGACGCTGCTCTCTCACCTGGTCCAGAGCATCGACGGAATTCAGAAGCTCTAAGTTGCTCGATCCGGATCCAGAAGCTTGAGCATGCGTTCTGGTAGCCTGATGACGTTCTTGCAGCCAGTACTTGGCGCACGCTAAGGCGTAGCTGATCTTGTCGCGATAAACCTGTGCCGTTTCGACTTTGCTGTCAAGATTGTCTTCATCTGTTACTGCAAGCAATGCATCGGCCAGTCTTGGTAATGCTGATTCCCTGTCCTTGAGGTAGTCGAGTTGCACGCTAACTTCCGAGAGGTCGAGATCCGTTTGCTGTAGCAGGTCCGGTAACTGTGTTAGGGCCCGCGTGACACCAGTCCTGAGCGCACCACGCTTCTTGCGCAGCTGGTCCGAGTTCACCATGGCTGTGACGTGAAGGCGTCTCTCGAGGGGCAgtccgggtttcggcaccaaatgtcacgaaatgactggttccccagacgtgaaaaagagacgtccgtttaatggcaatgcTAAAAGCGAACTGctgcaccggccacgtgcacacGCCCTCGATGCCGCCTCGGTTTCCTCTTCATCGGTAGAGTCTGGCACACTCCAGGTTGCTCCTTTCTGCACTTTTATGCAACAGGATTAAACCCATTTGCAAGCGGCGTGGCTCTGTACACTTGAAGAGCAGTGTAACTGACACCCGTTTTCTGTACGCTCTTCTTTACGAAATTGTAGCTTTGCAGAAAACAGACTTTACGTGCTTGACGATTTCTTGCGTCATCATACTATTAAGCAGGATGATCTCAAGGTACgttgaaaaacttggaggacgtttgagcttcgccttcaagagtagaaggcaatagcgtaatcaggccccatgC encodes:
- the LOC119378052 gene encoding uncharacterized protein LOC119378052, translating into MVNSDQLRKKRGALRTGVTRALTQLPDLLQQTDLDLSEVSVQLDYLKDRESALPRLADALLAVTDEDNLDSKVETAQVYRDKISYALACAKYWLQERHQATRTHAQASGSGSSNLELLNSVDALDQVREQRQRSVILPRLQIPTFDGNLGEWQAFWDHYDATIHQNNELPRIEKFKYLLTYLTGSAKWSIEGIWLAEQNYELAIKTLTGRFGGRDLLINEYVDQLLALILVKSSSDVAKLRTLHDNVQSRVSALEGLGVSPDQYIVVVNRVMMRCLPDDLAIMYRQKIKEDDGATSGTETPEDRMRRARDLLTFLRIQVEVMEEGRLQLCRRPYESENMSMATESTGGAEHIPSAAALTSSTVSVNQVRTLCKSSGHTIISGNAILSADDKR